A part of Pectinophora gossypiella chromosome Z, ilPecGoss1.1, whole genome shotgun sequence genomic DNA contains:
- the LOC126379737 gene encoding MICOS complex subunit Mic10-like: MSKPDARNFEERYRACFIDFGLKIGSGLLLGSMFGSFFLRGYKKWPMFIGGGLGFGMAYGNCENSLNDYLMALDPKLCEVKLVFVL; encoded by the exons ATGAGTAAACCTGACGCCAGAAACTTCGAAGAAAGATATAGGGCTTGTTTTATTGATTTCGGACTAAAAATCG GTTCTGGGCTCCTCCTAGGGAGTATGTTCGGCAGTTTCTTCCTCCGTGGTTACAAGAAGTGGCCCATGTTCATCGGAGGAGGTCTTGGCTTCGGTATGGCCTACGGAAACTGCGAAAACAGTCTCAACGACTACCTTATGGCCCTCGACCCTAAGCTATGTGAAGTAAAGTTAGTATTTGTTTTATGA